The Nitrospira sp. SG-bin1 genomic sequence TGGGGAGCCCCGCCAGTTTGGCCACGTGAATCCCGTAACTTCGATCCGCTTTGCCCGCCACGATTTTCCTGAGAAACACGACGTCCCCGCCGCGTTCCTGAACGGCCACGCGATAATTCTTGATCCCGGTCCGCTGGTATTCCAACTGTGTCATTTCATGGTAATGGGTGGCGAACAATGTACGGGCGCCTAACCGTGCGCGGTCGTGGATATGTTCCGCGATCGCCCAGGCGAGACTCAGACCATCGTAGGTGCTTGTCCCTCGTCCGATTTCATCCAACAGAATCAGGCTTCGTCGAGTCGCGTGTTGAAGGATATTCGCCGTCTCAACCATTTCGACCATGAACGTGCTCTGGCCCCCGGCCAGATTGTCCGCGGCGCCCACGCGGGTGAAGATGCGATCGGTCAATCCGATTCGGGCGTCCGCGGCCGGCACGAAGCTCCCTATTTGTGTCATCAGGACAATGAGGGCGACCTGGCGAAGATAGGTGCTTTTGCCGGCCATGTTTGGCCCGGTAATGATCAGCAGTCGATTCTGATCGAGATCCAACGTGGTATCGTTCGGGACGAAGACCGAATCGGCACAGAGCCGCTCGACCACGGGGTGACGACCCTCTTGTATGGAGATGGCGCCTCCGTCGATAATCGTCGGTTTCGTATACCGATGCAGAGCGGCGGCCTCGGCCAATCCGGCTAGAACATCGATGAGCGAAAGAATGGTCGCCATGGCGTCCAATCGATGGGCTTCCTTCGCCAACCGTGTGCGAAGCTGAACAAAGATCTCCTGCTCGCGCGCGAGCAGTCTGACATCCGCTCCGGTGACACGTTCCTCCAGTTCTTTCAGCTCCGCGGTCATGAATCGTTCGGCATTGACCAAGGTCTGCTTGCGAATGTAGTCGGCGGGGACGCGGGCCAGATTGGCTTTGGTGATCTCGATATAATAGCCGAACACCTGATTGTAGCGGACCTTCAAGGATTCGATGCCGGTTCGATTCCGCTCTTGCGTCTCAATCGCGGCGATCCAACTTTTTCCTTCCTTGCTGGTCTTGCGCAACTCGTCAACGACCGGATCATACCCTTCCTTGAAGATGTTCCCATCGCGAAGGGAAACCGGAGCATCTGGCTGAATGGCTTGTTCAATCAGATCGTACAGGTCCTGGCCGTTGTCCCATGAGGCTTGTGCCTCAAGGAACAACTGACTCCGGAGCGGAGTCAGCTGGAGCGAGATCTCCGGTAAGATCGACATGGATTGTTTGAGAGCCAGAAGCTCTCGTGGACCGGCCAGGCCGAGTACGAGGCGACTGCCCAGCCGCGCGATGTCCTGAATCTCCCGCAAGCCGGCCCGTAAGGCGGTCCTCAGCTGCATGTGGTTCCTGAGTTCCTCCACCGCGTCCAATCGAAACTGAATGTGATCACGACGGAGTAACGGTCTCACCAGCCATTGGCGCAGGAGTCGGCTTCCCATGGCGGTGGTGGTTCGATCCAGCACGCTCAACAGCGTGGTTGGTTTCGACCCAGATGCGGTCCCGTCCGGTACGAAGGGCTTGAGGAGTTCAAGATTACGGATGGTCGTTCCGTCCAGGCGCATGAAGTCATCCTGAGACCGGACCATGAATCGGCGAACATGGCCCAGGGACACCGTCGGGTGGGTCTCGCGGAAATAAGAAAGGACCGCGCCGGCAGCGCGATTCGCGGCTGGGAAATCAGCGCATCCCAAGGACTCCACCGTCGGTACGCGGAAGTGCTCGCTCAAGATACGATCGGACGACGGTTGGCTGAACGATGCCGGTGGTCGCTCACACAGGCGTGCGCCCGCGATCCGCCCGATCCACGCGGAGCATTGCGGAACAAGGTCCGCGGAGACGAGCACTTCACGGGGCTCCAGTCGAGCGAGTTCATTCAATAATTGGGTGACGGCCTGAGTGCCGAGAAACTCCATCCCCCAAAATTCGCCTGTTGAAACCTCAAGGACAGCCAACCCCATGGGAAGTTCAGAAGCCGTGTCAGGAACGGCAAGCGCGGCGAGATAGTTGAGCTCCGAAGGAGTGAGAAATTCCGTATCGACGAGTGTGCCGGGCGTATACAGTCGAACGACTTCTCGCCGGACCAAGCCTTTGGCGACCTTGGGATCTTCGACTTGCTCGCACAATGCGACGATGCGGCCGGCCTTCAATAACTTGGCAATATAGCCGGTCGCAGCATGATAGGGGACACCGCAAAGGGGGACAGGCTGGGAGCTGTGCTTGTCGCGCGACGTGAGGGCGATCGACAAGAGTCGGGATGCCTCTTGTGCATCCTCGTAGAACATCTCATAAAAATCGCCGACCCGAAAAAACAGTATGGCTTCCGGGTATCCGCGTTTGATATCCCGATATTGCTTCATGAGCGGGCTCAGGGCGGCATCACTCATCGGCGAGGTCTCTCGTGGACTCCATGTGCGCGGCGGTGTGAGTTCGTCCGGACATCTTCTCCAGTGATTCCCGAAGTCGCTCCAGGTTCACTTCGGCTTCCTGTAGGGCTTTCGTTTTTCGCCGAAGATCGATGCGCCCTCGTATCCAAGGAGGAAACAACAAGATCGCTGCAACCAAAAGGCCGACGACAAATCCGGCCATGATGGGCTTGTAAATAGGAGTGGAAGCTTCGAGCAATCCGAAGAAATACCGGAGGGTCACCTCCTGTTCTTGATTCTGAAGAAAGAAAGCCAACGAAAGGAGCACAAGAATACCGATCAGAATAAGGCGAGTCATGGCGGCGAAGCCTTTCTGCCGGTTCGGGAGTTCAAGTCGGATGATCGAACGGCCGGATGCCAGACTTCGCTGAGGCGTGCGAGCAGTGAGCGAGCGAGCGGACCTCGTGCGTCCAGCCGGATGATTCTGGTCCTCCTGGTCCGATGATCAATCCGCACGTCTAGGCGGTCTTCCGGAAGCCACCGGGGAAACCGGTCCGCCCACTCAATGGCGACGGCACAGTCGTCCGCAAGATAATCCGCCAGTCCAATCGACTCAATTTCATGGGACTTCTGCAACCGGTAGAGGTCCATGTGAATGAGAGGGAGCCGACCCTGGTATGTATGAACAATCATGAATGTCGGGCTGGTGACGGTGCCGGCCGGTATTCCGGCACCGGCGGCGATCCCGCGAACCAGCGCGGTCTTGCCGACGCCCAATTCACCGATCAAGGCGAGCACCTCCCCACCGTGAAGCAGTCGGCCAATGGCGTTCCCGAACGACTCTGTCTCACCGGGGGACGAGAGAAGAAAGTCCAAAGAATTGCCCGATATCGCCATGGACACACCCTCACAGGGGATCGTTCCATATGGCGTTGGTCTCGTGCGGGGAGATCTCCTGCATGAGCTTGAGGGCATAAGGAATTTCCTCAATTATGTCTCCGGCGACCAATCCGGCTTGTCCTTTTTTGGCAGCGGCCAAATCACCGGAGGCTCCGTGCAGATAGGTCGCGGCACAGGCCGCCTCCCAGGAGGGTAAGCCTTGGGCCAAGAGCCCCACCAGCATGCCGGTCAACACATCACCTGATCCGGCTGTCGCCATCCCTGGATTACCGGTCGGACAAATAGCCACGGCTCCGTCCGGTCTGGCAATGACCGTCCGGGCCCCTTTCAAAACGACGAAGATGCCTCGTTCTCGCGCGAAACGGGTGGCCGTGCCGATTCGATCGTTGTTGACGGTCTGAGCCGTGGCGTCCGCCTCCAGCCGAGCCATCTCTCCCGGATGAGGTGTGATGATCGGCGGTGTTTTGCACGACGCCAGGAGCGCTGTCCTCCCGGTCAAGGCGTTCAAGGCATCGGCATCCAGAACCGTGGGCCGGTCAATTTGTTTCATCAAGGCCTGGACCAGTTCAACCGTTTCGTGGTGAGTGGATAAGCCCGGACCGAGGGCGACAGCGGTTCGTGCCTCCATGAATGCGACGAGTCGATCCAGGGCGGTCCGGGCAAAGGTGCGCGCTTTGGTTTCCGGCATCGGCACCGTCATCGCTTCCAGGAGTTTGGCTTCCAAGATGTCGTTGACGCTGGCAGGAATGGCAACGGTCACGAGACCGGCGCCGACACGCAGGGCGGCCCGTGCGGTCATGGCGGCGGCTCCGGTTTTTCCCACGGAACCTGCGATGATGCCGACATGGCCGAAGGTACCTTTGTGGCTCGATCGCTGCCGACTCGGGAGGTATGAACGCACCGCCTGCGGCGTAATCAAGGTCGTGCGGCTCTCGACCGCGTCAATGTAAGCTGGGGGAATTCCTATGTCGACGAGAGTCACCTCCCCGACCAGATCAATCCCGTGATTTTGATAGAGACCCAACTTCGGAAGTCCAAAGGTCACGGTGAGGGAAGCCTGAACCGCTCGGCCAAGGATCGCGCCGGTATCGGCATGGAGACCGGATGGAAGGTCGACCGCGACCACAGGGTGACCGGCTTCGTTGATACTGTCGATGGCCTCGGCATAACGCCCGGCGACCGCAGCGGAGAGTCCTGTTCCGAGAAGGGCGTCGATCAGGATGTCACTGTCCCGCAACAGAGCTTGCGCCTGAAGTTTGGAGGTATAGAGGAGGACGGACGATTTTCCTGCGCCGCGAACGAATTGCTTATACATCGCGGCTGCTTCACGACTCAATTCAGCAGGGGGCGTCATCGCGAGGACTCGCACGATCGCATGCCGCCGACGGAGGAGTCGGGCGGCGACGAATCCATCTCCTCCATTGTTGCCCTTGCCGCATACCACGGTCACCTTCTTGCCCCGGACTGGTCCGAACCGCTGCTCAAGGCGGGAGACAATGCCCGTTCCCGCACGTTCCATCAATGTGGTCGCCGGAATACGAGACTCCCTGATCGTGCGGCGGTCGAGCTCCTGCATCTGCGCGGCGGTAATGATCTTCATCATGATGAATCGAACGTGGCGAACGGGCGGACCCGGCGGGTCGGCGGCATCAGGATCAACCGAGCAAAGCCTTCATCTCTTTGACGGCCTGTACGAGACCGACGAGGACCGCCCGTGCGACGATACTGTGCCCGATGTTGTACTCGACGATTTCAGGAATATGCGTCAAGCGTTTGATGTTGCGATAATTCAGCCCATGCCCGGCATTAACCCCGATGCCGAGCTTGTAGGCCAGCTTGGCGGCGTGGGTAATGGCTTCGAATTCCGCATCGGCTTCTTTGGAACGTGTGGCATTCGCATAACGACCGGTATGTAATTCCACAAAGTCAGCGGCGATTTTATGAGCGGCTCTGATCTGGTTCAGATCCGGCTCGACGAAGACACTGACGGGAATCCCTCCATTATGCAAAAGGGCGACGATGTTCTGGATGCGATCGCGCTGCCCGGCGATATCGAGGCCCCCTTCAGTCGTAAGTTCCTGCCTCTTTTCCGGCACCAAGGTGACAAGGTCCGGTTTGATGTTCACGGCGATCTTCGCCATTTCCACATCGGCTGCCATTTCAAGGTCGAGCTTAGTTCGGGCAATTTCGCGAAGGAGTTCCAGATCACGGTCTTGAATATGGCGCCGATCTTCCCGCAAGTGAACGACCAGACCGTCCGCTCCTGCCAGTTCCACCAGCACGGCAGCCGCCAAGGGATCCGGATCGGTTCCTCCACGCGCCTGCCGTAGCGTCGCCACATGGTCGATATTCACGCCAAGCCGGGCCATCTACCCTCCTTTATCCGGTATCGAATCAGTCTGATCACGAGCGTATGAGACAGGTTTGAGTCAGCCACCGGTATTAGTAGCAGAAAGGAATGAGAGGGGGCAAGAACGGGGTGCGGGACTACACGAAAAGAGAACGAAGACTCTGTCGTCGCCCAAAACGGGATAGAAAACGGGCAAATTGACTCGCCAAAAGCCCTCCATTAAAATAACCCCTCCCTGCATCCCTTCGCTCATTGACCGTGATGGGCCAATGGGGACACATCTGGCAACAGTCAAAGGAAGTTCATGGGGTTAGGCGAAGGTTTTTATCGAATCAAGCGACTCCCGCCGTACGTCTTCGCACAGGTTCAGTCGCTCAAGCTCGAGGCTCGCCAGCGCGGGGAAGACATTATCGATTTTGGGATGGGAAATCCCGATCAACCGACCCCGCCTCATATCGTCGAGAAAATGATCGAGGCGGCTCGGAAAGCGAAAAATCATCGCTACTCGGCCTCGCGCGGCATCACGAAGCTGCGGCATGCGATTTGTGGATGGTACAAGCGCAACTACGATGTCGATCTGGATCCGGAAACCGAAGCCATCGTGACGATCGGGTCCAAAGAAGGTCTTGCTCATCTGGCCTTGGCCATGATAGGTCCGGGGGATGTGGTCTTGACGCCGACGCCGACCTACCCCATCCACATGTACAGCTTCATCATCGCCGGCGGCGAGGTCCGCGGCATCGAGCTCCGACAGGACAGCGATTTTTTCGAAGATCTGACGCGCGTCTATCGGCAGACGTTTCCGAGGCCGAAGATTCTCGTGATCAATTTTCCGCACAATCCCACCACGGCAGTGGTCAATTTGGATTTCTTTAAAAAGATCGTCGCGTTTGCCAAGGACCACAACGTCATCGTCATCCACGATCTCGCCTACGCCGATCTGGTGTTCGACGGCTACAAGGCTCCGAGTTTTCTTCAGATCCCGGGCGCGAAGGATTGCGGTGTGGAATTCTATACCTTGTCCAAAGCCTATAACATGCCCGGTTGGCGGGTGGGTTTTTGTGTGGGAAACCCGGAGGTCGTCGGAGCCTTGGCAAAGATCAAAAGCTATCTCGACTACGGCATTTTCCAGCCGCTTCAAATCGCGAGCGTGATTGCCTTGAACGGTCCTCAGGACTGTGTCAAGGAGACCGTGCTTCGGTACCAGAAACGAAGAGATGTGCTGGTCGGCGGGCTGAACCGGATCGGGTGGCCGGTCGCGAGGCCCCTGGCCACGATGTTCGTGTGGGCGCGCATTCCCTTGCCCTATCGCCACATGGGATCATTGGAATTCTCGAAGCTCTTGCTCAAAGAGGCGAAAGTCGCCGTCTCTCCCGGGATCGGATTCGGCGAGGGCGGCGATGAATACGTGCGATTCGGCCTGGTCGAGAACGAACATCGTACCAGGCAGGCCGTCAGGGGAATCCGCAAAGCCCTCAAGCTCGACGGGAGCGAAGAATGAAATCTCGGATCGGAGTCGGGATAGTCGGGTTCGGCACGGTCGGCACCGGTGTCGCCAAGATTCTTTTGAACAATGCCGCCCTCATCGGCCGCCGCGCCGGGGTGCCGATCGACCTGGTTCGCGTGGCGGAT encodes the following:
- a CDS encoding alanine transaminase: MGLGEGFYRIKRLPPYVFAQVQSLKLEARQRGEDIIDFGMGNPDQPTPPHIVEKMIEAARKAKNHRYSASRGITKLRHAICGWYKRNYDVDLDPETEAIVTIGSKEGLAHLALAMIGPGDVVLTPTPTYPIHMYSFIIAGGEVRGIELRQDSDFFEDLTRVYRQTFPRPKILVINFPHNPTTAVVNLDFFKKIVAFAKDHNVIVIHDLAYADLVFDGYKAPSFLQIPGAKDCGVEFYTLSKAYNMPGWRVGFCVGNPEVVGALAKIKSYLDYGIFQPLQIASVIALNGPQDCVKETVLRYQKRRDVLVGGLNRIGWPVARPLATMFVWARIPLPYRHMGSLEFSKLLLKEAKVAVSPGIGFGEGGDEYVRFGLVENEHRTRQAVRGIRKALKLDGSEE
- a CDS encoding DNA mismatch repair protein MutS yields the protein MSDAALSPLMKQYRDIKRGYPEAILFFRVGDFYEMFYEDAQEASRLLSIALTSRDKHSSQPVPLCGVPYHAATGYIAKLLKAGRIVALCEQVEDPKVAKGLVRREVVRLYTPGTLVDTEFLTPSELNYLAALAVPDTASELPMGLAVLEVSTGEFWGMEFLGTQAVTQLLNELARLEPREVLVSADLVPQCSAWIGRIAGARLCERPPASFSQPSSDRILSEHFRVPTVESLGCADFPAANRAAGAVLSYFRETHPTVSLGHVRRFMVRSQDDFMRLDGTTIRNLELLKPFVPDGTASGSKPTTLLSVLDRTTTAMGSRLLRQWLVRPLLRRDHIQFRLDAVEELRNHMQLRTALRAGLREIQDIARLGSRLVLGLAGPRELLALKQSMSILPEISLQLTPLRSQLFLEAQASWDNGQDLYDLIEQAIQPDAPVSLRDGNIFKEGYDPVVDELRKTSKEGKSWIAAIETQERNRTGIESLKVRYNQVFGYYIEITKANLARVPADYIRKQTLVNAERFMTAELKELEERVTGADVRLLAREQEIFVQLRTRLAKEAHRLDAMATILSLIDVLAGLAEAAALHRYTKPTIIDGGAISIQEGRHPVVERLCADSVFVPNDTTLDLDQNRLLIITGPNMAGKSTYLRQVALIVLMTQIGSFVPAADARIGLTDRIFTRVGAADNLAGGQSTFMVEMVETANILQHATRRSLILLDEIGRGTSTYDGLSLAWAIAEHIHDRARLGARTLFATHYHEMTQLEYQRTGIKNYRVAVQERGGDVVFLRKIVAGKADRSYGIHVAKLAGLPTEVILRAQTVLSQLELPEATRSTLIQEPLPMGSEPLPQPHPIIEEVKQIDLFSMTPLDALNRLAELQRMVISGSDNPSGR
- a CDS encoding pyridoxine 5'-phosphate synthase (involved in the de novo synthesis of pyridoxine (Vitamin B6)), translated to MARLGVNIDHVATLRQARGGTDPDPLAAAVLVELAGADGLVVHLREDRRHIQDRDLELLREIARTKLDLEMAADVEMAKIAVNIKPDLVTLVPEKRQELTTEGGLDIAGQRDRIQNIVALLHNGGIPVSVFVEPDLNQIRAAHKIAADFVELHTGRYANATRSKEADAEFEAITHAAKLAYKLGIGVNAGHGLNYRNIKRLTHIPEIVEYNIGHSIVARAVLVGLVQAVKEMKALLG
- a CDS encoding bifunctional ADP-dependent (S)-NAD(P)H-hydrate dehydratase/NAD(P)H-hydrate epimerase, yielding MMKIITAAQMQELDRRTIRESRIPATTLMERAGTGIVSRLEQRFGPVRGKKVTVVCGKGNNGGDGFVAARLLRRRHAIVRVLAMTPPAELSREAAAMYKQFVRGAGKSSVLLYTSKLQAQALLRDSDILIDALLGTGLSAAVAGRYAEAIDSINEAGHPVVAVDLPSGLHADTGAILGRAVQASLTVTFGLPKLGLYQNHGIDLVGEVTLVDIGIPPAYIDAVESRTTLITPQAVRSYLPSRQRSSHKGTFGHVGIIAGSVGKTGAAAMTARAALRVGAGLVTVAIPASVNDILEAKLLEAMTVPMPETKARTFARTALDRLVAFMEARTAVALGPGLSTHHETVELVQALMKQIDRPTVLDADALNALTGRTALLASCKTPPIITPHPGEMARLEADATAQTVNNDRIGTATRFARERGIFVVLKGARTVIARPDGAVAICPTGNPGMATAGSGDVLTGMLVGLLAQGLPSWEAACAATYLHGASGDLAAAKKGQAGLVAGDIIEEIPYALKLMQEISPHETNAIWNDPL